In the genome of Deltaproteobacteria bacterium, the window ATGCAGTCGATAATCGCCTTTTCATAGGCGTCCAGCTTAGGCCCGGAGTAGTATTCGTCGTAGCTGAAATTCATGTTCACCGCCTGCAGGCATAGACGGGCTCCGGGCATCTTGGCCTGGAAGGACAGGAATATGCGTTCTTCCGGTTGTATGCCCAGGGTCAGGACGTTGGTAGTAATGTGTTCCCCCAAGACGTTGCGGAACATGGAGTAGGGGACTTGTTTGAAATGTATGATGATGTTGGTGAGCTTGCGCGCCAGCCTCTTGCCGGAGGCCACATAAAACGGTACTCCCTGCCAGCGCCAATTATCTATGAACACTCGCATCATGGCGTAGGTCGGAGTCAGCGATTGGGCGTCGACGCCGGGTTCTTCACGATAACCGGGCACCCGCCGGCCTTCGATCGTCCCCGGCCCGTACTGGCCCAGCACGATGTTTTCCTGCACGCGATCCGTGGGAAAAGGCTGGAGCGAACGGAACAACTTGGCTCGTTCGTCCCGGACATGTTCCGCCTCGAATCTCGATGGCGGCTCCATGGCCGTCAAGGCCAGGAGTTGCAGCATATGGTTTTGGAACATGTCCCGAAGGACGCCGGCCTGTTCGTAATACCCGGCGCGGTGCCCAGTCCCCAGGGTCTCCGCCGCCGTAATATGAACATGGTCGATGTAACTCCGGTTCCAGATGGGTTCGAAAATGGCGTTGGCGAACCGGAATGTCAGAATATTCTGGACGGTTTCCTTGGCCAGATAGTGGTCGATGCGGTAGACTTGAGCCTCGTTGAAATATCGGCGTGTGGTATGGTTCAGGGAGATCGCCGACGAAAGATCATGTCCGAAAGGCTTTTCGATCACGATTCGAACCCAGCCTTTGCCGTCCTGCCGCTCCTTGGAAAGTCCCGCCATTCCGATCTGTTCGGTCAGGGTTTCATAGAGCGTCGGAGGTGTGGCGAGATAGAAGATACGATTGCCGACGGGTTGACGCTGTCGTTCCAGCTCGTCGAGCAACGCGCCCAACTTCTGAAACGAGCCGGCGTCATCGTAGACGATCGGCAGGTAATGAAGACGGTCGGCGAAAGCGCGCCATTCCTTTTCCGTCGCTTTTCCCGTCGACAGGGCGAGCGAGCTGCTCGATGCGCGAAACTCCCCATCGTCCATTTCACTTCGCCCGCAGCCCACGATCAGGAACGGATCCGGAAGTACTTTGGTGAGGTACAGATTGAACAGGGCGGGAATCAGTTTTCCGCGCGTCAGGTCTCCGGAAGCGCCCAGAATCACCAAGGTGCAGGGTTCCAATTCCCTTTCCACGTGACACGGCGACACGCCTTTGTTCCCCGGCGCGTCGGCCTTGGCGCTCCCAATATCTTGGGTCTTTCGTCGATCCTTGCGGTTCATGCTCGGGCTTCCTCAATCGGTTTCCATGGCCGGATCCGGGGGATCGGAAGGAGCGCAGTCCGGGTCCACGTTTCGCCGGAGCGGAGGGCCGCTTGGCGGCAACCCCGGTTACGTCGGCTGGGACGCCCTCTTTTGAAATTTGCACGGGGCCGGCATCACCACGGTCAGGTCTGCATCCATTTTCGCAGGGACGGCAATTCCTCATCGATCCAGGCGGAACCCAAACGTTTCGAAAGGAACTGCTCGAACAGCCTTTGCATCGCCTGGACGGGCTCTTCCACCAGGCTGATGCGTTCCAGCAAACGCGGTTCAAGATCCTGTTCCTCTTCCGAAAGCGGCATGGTTTTCGGCAGTTTCATGGATTGGAATTGAAACTGGTCCGCTTTGAACGTGAATTCCCACTCCTGACTGCCGACTCCCAGAGTAATTCGGGCCTCGCGAACTTTCTTGCCCTCCCTGAGAGCCGCTTTCCCCTCGGCCAAGTCGGCGTGAAATCCCTGGCAGGACACGGTCTCAGCGTATTCTCCCTCGCCCGATTCCAGAACGATCCGTTTTTGGAACTGAATGAACACATCACCCGTATCGGGTAAATGCACGGTTCCGTTTCGCTCTTCGCTCTTGAACCACAGCCAGGTGAGAAACTCCCGGCCCAAAAAAGAAATAGTACCCTTTTCCTCGAACAAACCGATGTACTCCTTAAGCAGCCCGTTGAAAAAGCCGGGTTGTTACAGGCCGTTGAAAAACGATGAGATGCAAGGCGCGCAAATCCCGAGGAACAAGGCGTACATAGAGTACGTCGCAGTGACGAGGGATGAAGCGCAACGCCGCAGATCGCGTTTTTCAACAGCCTGTTAGGCCTAAACAAACGATGCAGGCGTTAATCGTCCCAGTGTTGCCTCGAGTTCCGGATCCAGATACCGGGCCGTCCACGGCACAAAAGGAAAAGCTTCCAGTTCAAAGCATCTTTTGAACAGTTTCTCGAACTCTTCGCGAACCTTGGGCGCCAGTGAAGCCAGCAGCAGCCATCGCTCCGAGACACACCAGCACACGTCGAACAGGGAAGGAACCGCCATCACTTTGGACATGAGGGTGGCGTGGACCCGGTCTTTGATCTCGGTCTTTTCCCCTTTGCTGAGATAGCGCCGGCCCGTCATTGTCCTGGCTTTCTCTTCAGCCTCGAGTACGTGTTTCTTGTGCAGGGCCGCGGGTACGGATCGGCGGTCGATCCGCAGCGAAAACGCCAGATAATCGCCTACGGAATAATAGGCGTTCAGAAACTCGGTATCCAGAACACTGCCCAGGCCTACCCATCCCGTGGTTTTTTCATCGCTGGCGCCTTCCAGTTCCCGGAAGGCGAATCTCTTCAAACGTTCGTCGACGAAATCCCGGAAGGATATAGGTTCGTCGCCCTCGATTCTGTATTTTGTAAACGTGCATGTGCCGGTCAAGAAGCCCATAGTTCCATTCCGTCGGGTTGAAGCGATTGTATGCGGTGGTTCTGAAATCCTTTGATCCCCTGAAACGGCGGCGTGCGGCCAAAACCGATTCGACGGACGCCTTTGAAAAACCGGGAACGGCGTTCTCGGCGCTTATCGGACGGACCGAGTGCCGTAGACATCGAGATATCGATCGAACTCCTGTTTCAACGGGTCGTCCAGGGCCTGCATCCGCCCGGCAACGGTTACCGGTATCCGTTCCTTGAACAGGTATTCGACGATATCGCGAATACCGCAGATCCGGTGGACCTCTATGCCGGTCTTCGATGCGAATTCGTCCGCGGCGTCGGATCCTCTGACCCCCAGTAGCACGTTGCCCGCCTGGTCGTAGACAGCCGTCGTCTGCTCCCGATCGATACCCAGCACCACGGCGCGAATCCGAAGTTCGACGCCCTTCAGGGCCGCCTCGTTTTCGATTTTTTCCACCAACTCGTATTTTGTGGCCATGGAGGTGCCCACGTCGTCAACGATCACAATGTTCCTGTTTACCGTGAAGCACCCGTTCACAAACAGGCTTTTTGAAGCGGACGCCTCGCCATGGGTCTTGGCTTCCTTGCGATCGTACTCGAACAACAGCTCTTTCCGGTGATTCAGCCACAGCGCATTGGTGGTTGCGCAGGCGATGGCGCTGCCTTTGTAAGACGGCCCCAGTATGACGTCCGTGTGCTCCAACAGGCCTGATCGTACCAGTAACTCGGCGAAAAAACCACCCAGTTCATAGTTGAGTTTCCCGGTCCGAAATCCTCCCATATTTACAAAATACGGGGTGGGACGACCATCTTTCAAAACGAGCCCCTTGTCGAAGAACAGGGCTCCGGTTTCAGCCAACAGCCGCGCAAATGCTTTCCGGTATTGTTCCATGTCACGACTCCGGGCGACAGGTTCCGAACCATTGGGCCGTATGTCCCCATGGAGAATCAGTGCGTCGAGGGGAAATCAATCCGACCCGCCCCGGCGGCTCCTAGGAGAAGGCACCTTTTCCCTGATCAAGGGGAATACGTGCTCCTCGATCCAGGCGACGGTTTCATCGGCGCGGCGATGGGCTTCCTCGTTCGCGCGTCCGCAGCCTGTGTACCGAGCGTCCCTCAGAGACCGTTTATGGTATCCGATACACTCGAAAGCGGGTCTCAATGAATCCGGCAGGTCTTCGGGTAACTCGATATCATTCATGATGGCCCACGCCAGGGTCCAGGCTCTGGCCACGTTGCTCGTTTCATAACCGCCGCCGCCTAGGGCGAGAAGGGGGCGTTTCAGGTCGACAATCATGCCGACCGCCTCGCAAAATCCGTTGGTGGTCAGGTCTAAGGACGCCAGTGGGTCCGTTCGGAAGCTGTCCACGCCCAATTGAGCCACAATGACGTCCGGATCGAACAGCTCGATCGCCTCTGGGACCACTTTCTTGAAAGCCTTGGTGAAGACTGCGTCGTCCGCATGGGGCAGGAAGGGCACGTTTATGGAAAACCCCCGCCCCTCGTCCCGTCCGATATCGGTCACGGGGCCGCTGCCGGGGAACAGGGTGGCGCCGTCCTGATGGAACGATATGGTCAGTACATCGGGGTCCGAATAGAAGGCATTCTGAACGCCGTCCCCGTGATGGGCGTCCACATCGATGTAGGCGACCCGGCGCCCCTTTTGTTTGAGCGCCAGAATTCCGAGAACGGGATCGTTTGCGTAACAGAAACCCGACGCCATGCGCGGAGCCGCATGGTGAAGACCTCCGGCCACGTTAAAGGCGATGCGCACCTCTTCTTTCGCGAGAACTTCCGCGCATTGCAGGGTCGCGCCGGCCGTTAACAGGGACCATTCCAGCATTCCCGAGAAAGCCGGATTGTCGCCCGGGCCGATGCCGTAGAGGTACAAATCGTCGGACATCCGGCCGCAGCCGGCGTTTTCCAGTACGGTCAGGTAATCTTTTGCATGAAAGACCAGCAGTTCTTCCAACTTGGCGGAGCGTGTCGCCAGATAGGCGCAGTTTTCCAGGTCGAGCAGTCCGTAAGCATCCATGAGTTGATGCGTGAGTCTGAGCCGCGAGATCCTGAGCGGATGGCGAGGACCGTAGTCGAATCGATCATATTCGCTGGTGTAGAGGAAAGCCGTCCCGATCACATTCCGCTCCTGAAAGTGCAAGGTAGTAAGCGGTTACATTCTAATTTGGGACCCTGTTTGTCAAGTGGATACTACCCGTCCGGATTCTTGCGGGCGCGGGTCCGGCATGCCGCGCTATGCGCACGAACGGGGATCGGGTATCTCTTGACTCGAATGCAAATCAGTTGCATACTCCCAANNNNNNNNNNNNNNNNNNNNNNNNNNNNNNNNNNNNNNNNNNNNNNNNNNNNNNNNNNNNNNNNNNNNNNNNNNNNNNNNNNNAATGCCTGCGGAGCGGAGGATCCATCGCGGATGGGTCCGTCGTTCCGCGTCTTAAGCAGCGTATCTCCCGCCGTTTGGGATACATCGTTTTCCGGGCCCAAGACCCCCCTAGGAGGAATTCCTCACGGAACGGGGGGAATGAGCCATTCGAGGTAACAGAGCATGACGACGGAAACCATCATAGAAATCCGAAACCTGTGGTTCTCCTACGACGAATATCCCGTGCTCAAGGATGTGGACATGGATGTTCAGCGGGGAGAGTTTCTCGCCATCATCGGTCCGAACGGGGGGGGAAAGACCACTCTATTGAAATTGATCCTCGGAATCCTGAAACCGGATCGCGGTTACGTTCGCGTCTTCGGAAAAGAGCCTCGCGAGGCCGCCGGCCGAATCGGCTACGTACCCCAGGACACCTCGCACAATCGTGATTTCCCTATCACGGTATTTGACGTAGTCCTCATGGGCAAACTGGGCTTACACAGGCGTAAGAGAGGGGATTCCAAACGGGATCGGGAGTTGGCGCAGGAAAGCCTGACCCGCGTGGATATGTGGAAATACCGCAACAGCCGCATCGGAGAGCTATCGGGCGGTCAGCGCCAGCGCGTCTTCATCGCCCGGGCTTTGACGTCGGAACCCGAGATCCTGTTTCTGGATGAACCCACCGCGAGCGTGGATGTGGAAGGACAGAGCTCTCTCTACCGCTTTTTCAATGAACTCAATGAGACCGTCACCATCATGGTGGTCAGTCACGACGTCAGCGTGCTGTCCAGCTACGTGAAGTCCGTGGCCTGCGTGAATCAAAAGGTCTATTTTCACGACGAGTCTGAAATCACCCCGGACATGCTGCAAAGGGCGTATCACTGTCCAGTGGAGCTCATCGCTCACGGCGTACCGCATCGGGTTCTTCGACTGCACGAGGATGATTGACATGCTGGAAGCCCTGCATTTCGAATTTATTCGCAACGCGATCCTGGCAGGCCTTCTTGCAAGCGTGGCCTGCGGCATTATGGGAACTCTGGTGGTGGTGAATCGGATCGTGTTTTTGGCCGGAGGCATTGCTCACGCGGCCTATGGCGGCATTGGGTTGGCGTTTTTTTTGGGGATTCCGCCCACCGTGGGGGCGGCGGGATTCTCTCTGGCGATTTCCGCCATCATGGGTTTTGCCACGCTGGGAAGTCGGCATCGCGTAGACACGATTATCGGTGTTTTGTGGGCCGTCGGATTCGCCATCGGCATTGTGCTCATCGACCTGACACCGGGATACAACGTCGATCTGATGAGCTATCTGTTCGGAAGCATTCTGGCCGTTCCCACACGGGACCTCTGGGTCATGCTCGGTTTGGACGCGNNNNNNNNNNNNNNNNNNNTCTGGCCATGGTGGCTCTTTCCGTGGTCATGATCATCCGGGTGGTGGGGCTTATTCTCGTGATCGCCCTGTTGACCATTCCGCCGTATCTTGCGGAGAGATTCTGCATGTCCCTGAAAACGATGATGGCGTTATCGATGGTACTCAGCGCATTGTTTACGGTTGCAGGCTTGTGGTTATCGTACGCGTTCAATCTGACGTCCGGAGCGATGATTATCCTGGTGGCGGCCTCGGTTTTCGTGGTGATCGTCGGCGGCGGGAATGTGCTTTCTAGATTGAAGCGCTCGGTCTGAGGCGAGGGCGCAATTCTCGTGACGCCCGCCGTATTGCTTGGAGTCCGACAGATTCCCGTTTCAGGGAAAGTGCGGACGAACCCGTTGTCGGCAGCGGCCAACCGCCGGCGTATAGAACGAACATACGGACGGTCCTAAAGGATAGGTAGATGTGCGATCGTTGCGATTATGGAGGCTTATTGGAGAGGTCGGGGCTGGCGGTCACGCCGAATCGCTTTCAGGTGCTGAACATCATAGGAAACAGCGAGCAGCCCCTTACGGCTCGAGAAATCTTCGAAATGCTCGAACAGCCTCACCTCATGAACCGGGTCACACTGTACAGAATATTGGACACATTCGTGGAACACAAACTCGTTGCACGGATGTCCGCCGGGGACCGGTCGTTCCGGTTTGGGCCGGCGGAAAACGGCAACCATCCTTCCCACCCGCATTTTTACTGCACCAGTTGCGGCAATATGGTCTGTCTCGACCCTGATAGTTTGCACAATCTGGAGTCGGACCTGCTATCCTTTCGGGAGACGTTTCCGGCTGTGGTGGAGAACGTTGAGGTGCGGCTGGACGGCATTTGCGGGTCCTGTTTGATGCGAGCGGAAAAGGATGCGAAGCCATGAGGTCCGGGGCGCGCTGAGCTGGAGGCCGATTCTCCGATGGTCGGGAACCGCGGCTGGACTTGACGCTCGTTTATGCCGCAGGCCGGAGTGAAGGAGGGCTCGGAACGAGGGGGAGGAACCTGTCCGGAAGACGAGCGAGGACACGAACAAAGCCATGACCGAAGAGAAAGAGTCTACTTTGCGGCGACGCATTCAGGAAGTGCTTCTGACGGAAAGTTGTACGGTCCGGGACCTGTCTCAGCTCTTGCGGGCTTCGGAGAAAGAAATCCTGTCCCACCTTCCCAACGTGGCCCGAAGTGCGAGCCATTCGCATAAATTCGAAATCATTCCCGCCGAGTGCCTGGAGTGTGGGTTCACGTTCAAAAGGCGTTCGAGATTCACGGTTCCGGGGAAATGCCCTTTGTGTCGAAGTCGCAGAATCTCGCCTCCCCGGTTTCGAATTCTCTAAGAACGACCCGGCAGCCCAAATCCATGGGTTGCGCCGATGGTTTGGTCAGGATTCGGTTTTCTTGATGGAATCCAGATATTCCTCCCACTCGATGGGAAGCAAATATTTCTTTTTGGTATTGCAGGACTTGCAGGCGGGCACCAGATTGCTTTTTATGCTTTTCCCTCCTCGAACAAGAGGCACCAC includes:
- the rdgC gene encoding recombination-associated protein RdgC, with translation MGFLTGTCTFTKYRIEGDEPISFRDFVDERLKRFAFRELEGASDEKTTGWVGLGSVLDTEFLNAYYSVGDYLAFSLRIDRRSVPAALHKKHVLEAEEKARTMTGRRYLSKGEKTEIKDRVHATLMSKVMAVPSLFDVCWCVSERWLLLASLAPKVREEFEKLFKRCFELEAFPFVPWTARYLDPELEATLGRLTPASFV
- a CDS encoding metal ABC transporter ATP-binding protein, with the protein product MTTETIIEIRNLWFSYDEYPVLKDVDMDVQRGEFLAIIGPNGGGKTTLLKLILGILKPDRGYVRVFGKEPREAAGRIGYVPQDTSHNRDFPITVFDVVLMGKLGLHRRKRGDSKRDRELAQESLTRVDMWKYRNSRIGELSGGQRQRVFIARALTSEPEILFLDEPTASVDVEGQSSLYRFFNELNETVTIMVVSHDVSVLSSYVKSVACVNQKVYFHDESEITPDMLQRAYHCPVELIAHGVPHRVLRLHEDD
- the zwf gene encoding glucose-6-phosphate dehydrogenase, with the protein product MNRKDRRKTQDIGSAKADAPGNKGVSPCHVERELEPCTLVILGASGDLTRGKLIPALFNLYLTKVLPDPFLIVGCGRSEMDDGEFRASSSSLALSTGKATEKEWRAFADRLHYLPIVYDDAGSFQKLGALLDELERQRQPVGNRIFYLATPPTLYETLTEQIGMAGLSKERQDGKGWVRIVIEKPFGHDLSSAISLNHTTRRYFNEAQVYRIDHYLAKETVQNILTFRFANAIFEPIWNRSYIDHVHITAAETLGTGHRAGYYEQAGVLRDMFQNHMLQLLALTAMEPPSRFEAEHVRDERAKLFRSLQPFPTDRVQENIVLGQYGPGTIEGRRVPGYREEPGVDAQSLTPTYAMMRVFIDNWRWQGVPFYVASGKRLARKLTNIIIHFKQVPYSMFRNVLGEHITTNVLTLGIQPEERIFLSFQAKMPGARLCLQAVNMNFSYDEYYSGPKLDAYEKAIIDCMLGEQVLFWRQDAVELCWSYLMPILEECEKCGDREARLRFYEAGGWGPRDKDERMMLHEHLAET
- a CDS encoding acetoin utilization protein AcuC, translating into MIGTAFLYTSEYDRFDYGPRHPLRISRLRLTHQLMDAYGLLDLENCAYLATRSAKLEELLVFHAKDYLTVLENAGCGRMSDDLYLYGIGPGDNPAFSGMLEWSLLTAGATLQCAEVLAKEEVRIAFNVAGGLHHAAPRMASGFCYANDPVLGILALKQKGRRVAYIDVDAHHGDGVQNAFYSDPDVLTISFHQDGATLFPGSGPVTDIGRDEGRGFSINVPFLPHADDAVFTKAFKKVVPEAIELFDPDVIVAQLGVDSFRTDPLASLDLTTNGFCEAVGMIVDLKRPLLALGGGGYETSNVARAWTLAWAIMNDIELPEDLPDSLRPAFECIGYHKRSLRDARYTGCGRANEEAHRRADETVAWIEEHVFPLIREKVPSPRSRRGGSD
- a CDS encoding transcriptional repressor, producing MCDRCDYGGLLERSGLAVTPNRFQVLNIIGNSEQPLTAREIFEMLEQPHLMNRVTLYRILDTFVEHKLVARMSAGDRSFRFGPAENGNHPSHPHFYCTSCGNMVCLDPDSLHNLESDLLSFRETFPAVVENVEVRLDGICGSCLMRAEKDAKP
- a CDS encoding transcriptional regulator; the protein is MTEEKESTLRRRIQEVLLTESCTVRDLSQLLRASEKEILSHLPNVARSASHSHKFEIIPAECLECGFTFKRRSRFTVPGKCPLCRSRRISPPRFRIL